A genomic stretch from Candidatus Poribacteria bacterium includes:
- a CDS encoding trypsin-like peptidase domain-containing protein, giving the protein MYKTVQIQNKRRNVPIKLCSIRLYHKSVALAIALFSACLWSAVAEESVLQSMEREFQAIVKSVQPSVVEVVATCRGTPQTISGAPGTLLTDNPMTALSYENIGSGIIINAAGHIVTTAGVVENATEIEVVFTNGKRTSGTLLGIDTLTDIAVLSVENDNLPQTRIGDSDQINTGSWVITVGSSYGHSPTLSFGTVSGLEILPDRPFYDAIKVNASVNPGNSGGAVVNTSGEIVGVIAAKMEDPYLKQISHWLNSPTPELLQKQTAMLNTSPFGRTWTRSEVGFAIPINTVKHIAEQLTQYGSVPRGWLGIWLEQEHERTTAVGVRVTKVSKGSPAEKSGIKHQDVIVEFKGQPVRTFLEFKKRVASFPPDTRITVKIFRDGQFLLREVVLGNRE; this is encoded by the coding sequence ATGTATAAAACAGTTCAGATACAGAATAAGAGACGCAACGTACCTATTAAGCTTTGCTCAATTCGCCTGTATCATAAATCAGTCGCTCTCGCTATTGCGCTGTTTTCAGCTTGTCTCTGGTCTGCGGTTGCCGAAGAAAGTGTGCTGCAATCCATGGAGCGTGAGTTTCAAGCGATAGTAAAATCTGTGCAACCATCTGTCGTTGAAGTTGTGGCGACATGCAGGGGCACCCCGCAAACGATTTCGGGGGCACCAGGAACATTGTTAACTGATAACCCGATGACCGCGCTCTCTTACGAGAACATCGGATCCGGCATTATCATTAACGCCGCTGGCCACATCGTAACAACCGCGGGAGTGGTTGAAAACGCGACTGAGATTGAAGTCGTATTTACCAATGGAAAGCGTACATCGGGAACACTACTCGGTATTGATACCCTAACAGATATCGCTGTTCTCTCTGTTGAGAACGACAACCTCCCTCAGACAAGAATTGGCGATTCCGATCAAATCAATACAGGGTCATGGGTCATCACGGTTGGCAGCTCTTATGGGCATTCTCCGACACTTTCCTTTGGAACAGTCAGTGGCTTAGAGATTTTACCCGATCGACCGTTTTACGATGCAATCAAGGTCAATGCCTCTGTGAATCCAGGTAACAGTGGAGGGGCTGTTGTTAATACATCGGGGGAAATTGTTGGTGTTATTGCGGCAAAGATGGAAGATCCTTATCTCAAGCAGATATCACATTGGCTCAATTCGCCGACTCCAGAATTGCTCCAGAAGCAAACCGCCATGCTGAATACCAGCCCATTCGGACGGACTTGGACGAGAAGCGAGGTTGGCTTTGCTATTCCGATTAATACAGTAAAACACATCGCCGAACAACTGACTCAATACGGTAGCGTTCCTCGCGGTTGGCTTGGGATTTGGCTTGAACAGGAACACGAGCGAACTACCGCTGTCGGTGTCCGCGTCACAAAAGTTTCAAAAGGAAGCCCCGCTGAGAAGTCCGGCATCAAACATCAAGACGTTATTGTTGAATTTAAAGGGCAACCTGTCCGTACATTCCTTGAATTCAAAAAACGGGTTGCTAGCTTCCCACCTGATACCCGCATTACGGTTAAAATTTTCCGAGATGGACAATTCCTTCTGCGCGAAGTCGTACTTGGGAACAGAGAGTAG
- a CDS encoding zf-HC2 domain-containing protein yields MNCLKVEEQFSAYIEDELDYQAVRAFETHLSTCESCRQEFTLFRESLDLLHQLPQIKPSTEFDITLQTRLAGTQVESIPFWQRVLQPLHGQIYLALGAIAVLLVMIAGFYFYQKTLTESESPETVEVPASSKRMPLAEGREVESKQQQLPLAVPSQELQSLVNFPEPSVLDLQPTRGNQQPQFPAFNLQPTRGNQQPQLRESDLQPADKSQQPQQLEQNYILRTINYTKAPTGGGL; encoded by the coding sequence ATGAACTGCTTAAAAGTTGAAGAACAATTTTCTGCGTATATAGAAGATGAATTAGACTATCAGGCGGTTAGGGCATTTGAAACTCATCTGAGCACCTGCGAGTCGTGTCGTCAAGAATTTACGCTATTCCGCGAGTCATTAGATCTGCTACATCAGTTGCCGCAGATTAAGCCATCAACCGAATTCGATATTACCTTGCAAACCCGCCTCGCGGGTACCCAGGTCGAATCAATTCCGTTTTGGCAACGCGTGTTGCAGCCCTTGCATGGTCAAATTTATTTGGCATTAGGTGCAATTGCAGTGTTGCTTGTGATGATCGCCGGTTTCTATTTTTATCAAAAAACGCTGACCGAATCTGAATCGCCCGAAACCGTGGAAGTGCCGGCGTCTTCAAAGCGTATGCCGCTTGCTGAAGGGCGCGAGGTGGAATCGAAGCAGCAACAATTACCTTTAGCTGTCCCTAGTCAAGAACTGCAATCCCTAGTCAATTTTCCAGAGCCCTCGGTGCTTGACTTGCAACCAACGCGTGGAAATCAACAGCCACAATTCCCGGCGTTTAATCTACAACCAACGCGTGGAAACCAGCAACCGCAACTCCGGGAATCTGACCTGCAGCCGGCGGATAAAAGTCAACAACCGCAGCAGCTAGAACAGAACTATATTTTACGGACCATTAACTATACAAAAGCCCCTACAGGGGGAGGCTTGTAA
- a CDS encoding sigma-70 family RNA polymerase sigma factor → MPDLDDELMQQCQQGNMEAFDLIVRRNRVPLVNFIARFLDDSDSAEDLAQETFVRMFKAIKRYKSGAAKFSTWMYHIASNLCKNELRNRGRRGRFFVDSVTTESSSGPEPIEKDLIATAPAHVSLQPGNQLEQKEREHAVQSAISELPERYRLPLILRDLQELSYEEISETLTLPLGTTKSRINRARLMLKDKLRSFVESS, encoded by the coding sequence ATGCCAGATCTGGACGATGAATTGATGCAACAGTGTCAACAAGGGAATATGGAGGCGTTTGATCTAATAGTGCGCCGAAATCGGGTCCCTCTGGTGAATTTCATCGCTCGGTTCCTAGACGATTCGGACTCCGCTGAGGACTTGGCACAGGAGACATTTGTTCGTATGTTCAAAGCAATCAAGCGATACAAATCCGGAGCAGCTAAGTTTAGCACCTGGATGTATCATATTGCCTCCAATCTTTGCAAAAATGAGCTACGAAATCGGGGGCGACGAGGTCGGTTCTTCGTCGATAGTGTGACTACCGAATCCTCCTCGGGACCAGAACCAATCGAAAAAGATCTGATCGCAACTGCCCCCGCGCATGTCTCCCTACAACCAGGAAACCAACTTGAACAGAAAGAACGTGAACACGCTGTGCAAAGTGCGATATCCGAACTTCCTGAACGCTATCGGCTACCATTGATTCTCCGGGATCTGCAAGAATTGAGTTATGAGGAAATCAGCGAAACGTTAACCCTCCCGCTCGGAACGACAAAATCACGCATCAACCGTGCACGGCTTATGTTAAAAGATAAATTGAGAAGTTTTGTGGAGTCATCATGA
- a CDS encoding DUF2851 family protein, whose product MVDLKNIDEHFVQTVWDEQRFIDFGLKSTDGRPIQVLKPGFWNSDEGPDFVHAELVIDGDLHAGDVEIHTNSSGWYNHKHHLDPRYNRVILHVVYLNDDINLRTRLQNGKRIPTLEILNRLDAPIGDLFDERKENQETFTNKCRVTGETLKIERVQSTFDDLGQERLQEKADVMRTQIVGVDFEQLLYQGIMEALGYTKNSSPFRELAQRVPLSEIRGKSDESVQAILFGVAGLLPAQSQQEIEWDEEDKRFIERLESIWESTEQHKSSTRMAAEQWHFAKMRPANYPSRRIPGIAQIISRCQDTLMMDFLPLIAGAATVNQRALARMRRQLQERLTPTPSGYWENHSHFGKGIPQRGAALIGVDRANDIIVNKLLPITLLWAEQSQSPTLAEAVQRLYDSYPKLQENRFTQQIEAQIFSQEQPIKLISPSAKKQQGAIYLHKNFCSSQLCDLCPIIEGGGIIKN is encoded by the coding sequence ATGGTAGACCTCAAGAATATTGACGAGCATTTTGTCCAAACCGTGTGGGACGAGCAGCGGTTCATTGATTTCGGCCTTAAGTCCACAGATGGACGTCCAATTCAGGTGCTCAAGCCGGGGTTCTGGAATAGCGATGAAGGCCCCGATTTTGTGCATGCAGAACTCGTGATTGATGGGGACCTACATGCCGGAGATGTGGAGATTCACACCAATTCGTCCGGCTGGTATAATCACAAACACCACCTAGATCCGAGGTATAATCGTGTCATCTTGCATGTCGTCTACTTGAACGATGACATCAACCTCCGGACACGGCTTCAGAACGGAAAGCGGATTCCAACACTCGAAATCTTAAACCGACTTGACGCACCAATCGGCGATCTGTTCGACGAAAGAAAGGAAAATCAGGAAACATTTACCAACAAATGCAGGGTGACGGGCGAAACGCTCAAAATCGAGCGTGTCCAATCAACCTTTGACGATCTAGGACAGGAGCGGCTACAGGAAAAAGCTGATGTGATGCGAACCCAGATAGTTGGAGTGGATTTTGAACAGCTACTGTATCAAGGCATCATGGAGGCGTTAGGCTACACAAAAAACAGTAGCCCCTTTCGGGAATTGGCGCAGCGGGTGCCTCTTTCGGAAATTCGTGGCAAATCCGATGAATCCGTTCAGGCAATTCTGTTTGGCGTGGCAGGGTTGCTGCCTGCACAATCTCAGCAGGAAATCGAATGGGACGAGGAGGACAAGAGGTTTATCGAACGGTTGGAATCGATTTGGGAATCTACTGAACAACACAAAAGCTCTACACGTATGGCAGCAGAACAGTGGCATTTTGCCAAGATGCGTCCAGCCAATTATCCGTCCCGCCGCATCCCAGGTATCGCCCAAATTATCAGTCGCTGTCAGGATACTCTGATGATGGATTTTCTTCCGCTGATTGCGGGTGCAGCAACGGTGAATCAGAGGGCTTTGGCGCGTATGCGTCGCCAATTACAAGAGAGGTTGACCCCAACTCCCTCCGGTTACTGGGAAAATCATTCTCATTTCGGAAAAGGCATTCCACAGCGCGGGGCTGCACTCATTGGTGTTGATCGTGCCAATGACATTATTGTCAACAAGTTGTTGCCGATTACGTTATTATGGGCTGAACAGTCCCAAAGCCCAACGCTAGCAGAAGCGGTGCAGCGACTGTACGATAGTTATCCAAAACTGCAAGAAAATCGTTTCACTCAACAAATCGAAGCACAAATTTTCAGCCAAGAGCAACCGATTAAACTCATCTCTCCTTCAGCCAAGAAACAGCAGGGCGCGATTTATCTCCACAAAAACTTCTGTAGCAGCCAGCTTTGTGATCTCTGCCCTATCATTGAAGGAGGCGGAATAATTAAAAACTAA